The following coding sequences are from one Verrucosispora sp. WMMD573 window:
- a CDS encoding DUF4386 domain-containing protein produces MHPLIRTARTTGLFYLGLGIAGALGFLTIRPMIFESGDADATLANLVANESLARLGVAFELLVVLTQTLAAVWFYRLFRAVNSTAAGSVAAFGIVNAVAILGSAAMLGTAVAVATGGAGGAADTVQLLYLVSENLWAVGGLFFGLWLMPMGWCVLRSGWLPQVLGWILVAGGVGYVLMTFVGYLAPGAGIVGDLLVVPATVGELWILGYLVVFGVRKRALTETPGTTPTTPLAASPA; encoded by the coding sequence ATGCATCCACTGATCCGCACCGCCCGGACGACCGGGCTTTTCTACCTTGGGCTCGGCATCGCCGGCGCACTGGGCTTCCTCACCATCCGACCCATGATCTTCGAGTCCGGTGACGCCGACGCGACCCTCGCCAACCTGGTCGCCAACGAGTCGTTGGCCCGCCTCGGAGTGGCGTTCGAACTGCTCGTCGTCCTCACCCAGACGCTCGCCGCCGTCTGGTTCTACCGTCTGTTCCGTGCCGTCAACAGCACCGCCGCCGGCAGCGTCGCCGCCTTCGGCATCGTCAACGCCGTCGCCATCCTCGGCAGCGCCGCCATGCTCGGAACCGCTGTCGCGGTAGCCACCGGCGGGGCCGGCGGGGCCGCCGACACGGTCCAGTTGCTGTACCTCGTCAGCGAAAACCTGTGGGCGGTGGGCGGGCTCTTCTTCGGCCTCTGGCTGATGCCGATGGGCTGGTGCGTGCTGCGTTCGGGCTGGCTGCCGCAGGTCCTCGGCTGGATCCTCGTCGCCGGTGGAGTGGGCTATGTGCTCATGACGTTCGTCGGGTACCTCGCCCCCGGCGCCGGAATCGTCGGCGACCTGCTGGTGGTCCCCGCGACCGTTGGCGAACTCTGGATTCTCGGCTACCTGGTCGTCTTCGGCGTCCGGAAGCGGGCGCTCACCGAGACGCCGGGAACGACGCCGACCACGCCGCTCGCCGCGTCACCAGCCTGA
- a CDS encoding SAF domain-containing protein → MSVTTRNGSTPVDAPVAPPRVVRQRRVRPGLLGLAVLLIALGGLGSAFAVTSVRATGSYLAVARAVEVGSVVRADDLVSVQVAGGQGLEPVPASRIADVIGLRAAVSLAPGTLLTMAQLTDDPLLGPGQQQLALGLRAAQVPAPKLRPGDQILLVSTPSSDSGGGSSSGATRFTATVTDAVSTDGRDEVVVYLALAVRDVPAVVALAAQDRIAVVLTKAA, encoded by the coding sequence GTGAGCGTGACGACCCGCAACGGCAGCACTCCGGTGGACGCGCCGGTCGCCCCTCCCCGGGTGGTCCGTCAACGCCGGGTTCGGCCCGGCCTGCTCGGCCTCGCCGTCCTGCTGATCGCCCTCGGCGGACTGGGTTCGGCTTTCGCGGTGACATCGGTCCGGGCGACCGGCAGCTACCTGGCGGTGGCCCGGGCGGTCGAGGTGGGCAGCGTGGTACGCGCCGACGACCTGGTGTCGGTGCAGGTGGCCGGCGGTCAGGGGCTCGAACCGGTGCCTGCCTCCCGGATCGCCGACGTGATCGGTCTGCGCGCCGCCGTCTCGCTGGCTCCGGGAACCCTGCTGACGATGGCTCAGCTCACCGACGATCCACTGCTCGGCCCCGGGCAGCAGCAGCTCGCCCTCGGGCTGCGCGCGGCCCAGGTACCCGCGCCGAAGCTGCGCCCCGGGGACCAGATTCTGCTGGTCAGCACGCCGAGCAGCGACAGCGGCGGAGGTTCGTCGTCCGGTGCCACCCGGTTCACCGCGACCGTCACCGACGCCGTCTCCACCGACGGGCGGGACGAGGTCGTCGTCTACCTGGCGCTCGCTGTCCGGGACGTACCGGCCGTGGTGGCACTGGCCGCCCAGGATCGGATCGCGGTCGTCCTGACCAAGGCGGCCTGA
- a CDS encoding ParA family protein produces the protein MAIIALVSAKGSPGVTTTALACALSWHRRLILAECDPAGGSVLAGYLGGALDGPRGIGELAVGELRDGSLESAFWSQLVDLDAPRRERLLLPGVVDPAQAGSVTPLWQRFADFFTGLERGDPPYDVLVDCGRLHVLGPPWPLLRAASVVLVVSRAQLPDLSGTRAMLQAIERDFTEHRVPSGTLRLLLIGGGHGRSEVSKALQLPVIARLPHDPRTAEVLSLGGTVRASRPLLRAARELEVPIGALLERRRARLAWPVSQGVPDAI, from the coding sequence ATGGCGATCATCGCGCTGGTCTCGGCCAAGGGTTCGCCGGGGGTCACCACCACCGCGCTGGCCTGTGCGTTGAGCTGGCATCGGCGGCTGATTCTCGCCGAGTGTGACCCGGCCGGCGGCTCCGTGCTCGCCGGCTATCTCGGCGGTGCGCTCGACGGGCCGCGCGGCATCGGCGAGCTGGCCGTCGGCGAACTGCGGGACGGCAGCCTGGAGAGCGCATTCTGGTCGCAGTTGGTCGACCTGGACGCGCCGCGCCGGGAACGCCTCCTGTTGCCGGGAGTGGTCGACCCGGCCCAGGCCGGCAGCGTCACCCCGCTCTGGCAGCGGTTCGCGGACTTCTTCACCGGCTTGGAGCGCGGCGACCCACCGTACGACGTGCTTGTCGACTGTGGACGGCTGCATGTCCTCGGTCCGCCCTGGCCGCTGCTGCGCGCCGCCTCGGTGGTGCTGGTGGTGTCCCGGGCACAGCTGCCCGACCTGTCCGGCACCCGGGCCATGCTCCAGGCCATCGAGCGGGACTTCACCGAGCATCGGGTGCCGTCGGGCACCCTGCGTCTGCTGCTGATCGGCGGCGGCCACGGCAGAAGCGAGGTCAGCAAGGCCCTTCAGCTACCCGTGATCGCCCGGCTGCCGCACGACCCGCGTACCGCCGAGGTGTTGAGCCTGGGTGGGACCGTGCGGGCCAGTCGGCCGCTGTTGCGGGCGGCCCGCGAGTTGGAGGTGCCGATCGGCGCGCTGCTGGAGCGGCGGCGGGCCCGGCTGGCCTGGCCCGTCTCCCAGGGAGTGCCGGATGCGATTTGA
- a CDS encoding A24 family peptidase, with amino-acid sequence MLAITPLLRYAVARHAVPPGTARRTGCDACGAPIGLHRPWPALGPTARCGGCGARVGAPPATVELAALAAVAVLLLARPPAVELAAAGWWLAFAVPLLFIDGAVHRLPDRLTWPAAVGTWLLLGLAALTGTGATPWLRAVVAGLGLALFFATTTLLLGTRGFGIGDAKLALSAGALLGWYGWSVPVLGLLLALTLSGLVALGLLVGRRARWSSHLPFGPYLVLGTLGALLLVW; translated from the coding sequence CTGCTGGCGATCACCCCACTGCTCCGGTACGCCGTCGCCCGGCACGCCGTACCCCCGGGAACCGCCCGCCGGACCGGCTGCGACGCCTGCGGCGCGCCGATCGGCCTGCACCGCCCCTGGCCGGCGCTCGGCCCGACCGCCCGTTGCGGCGGTTGCGGCGCCCGGGTCGGCGCCCCGCCGGCCACCGTCGAATTGGCCGCCCTGGCCGCCGTGGCCGTGCTGCTGCTGGCCCGGCCCCCAGCCGTCGAGTTGGCCGCCGCCGGGTGGTGGCTGGCCTTCGCGGTGCCGTTGCTCTTCATCGACGGCGCGGTGCACCGGCTACCGGACCGACTGACCTGGCCGGCCGCCGTCGGTACCTGGCTGTTGCTCGGGCTGGCCGCGCTGACCGGAACCGGTGCGACGCCATGGCTGCGTGCCGTCGTCGCCGGGCTCGGGCTGGCGCTCTTCTTCGCCACCACCACCCTGTTGCTCGGGACGCGGGGCTTCGGCATCGGCGACGCCAAGCTCGCGCTGAGCGCGGGTGCCCTCCTGGGCTGGTACGGCTGGAGTGTGCCGGTGCTCGGCCTGTTGCTCGCGCTGACCCTGTCCGGACTTGTCGCCCTGGGCCTGCTGGTCGGCCGCCGGGCTCGCTGGTCGAGTCACCTGCCGTTCGGTCCGTACCTGGTGCTCGGCACGCTCGGCGCGTTGCTACTGGTGTGGTGA
- a CDS encoding glycosyl hydrolase family 65 protein: protein MHPTPDQRLDQPQPDERWRIRRTWDDLDRLGETESVFALSNGWLGWRGTLDEGLPVDMPGSYLNGLHERRELSYPENGYAFPQLSDTVISPPNATLVRLWVGDQPLDLRTGTVLAHEQVLDLRAGVIERLTEWISPDGDGVRVRSTRLVSLPRRRVAAVDWTVEPLDGPVDLRVCADLLANEHVPERADDPRAASLIQDPLTAELNHVDGADALLVHRTERSGQRVAVSVAHRSAAPAHVTTDADATPDRIRLTLAGPLRPGERVRLTKFAAYEWAPVADSSVEELAAQVTAEADAARTVGFDELRAEQRAALDHAWRTADVLLDGDDELQLAIRFAMFHLIQAGRSDGDRTIPAKGLTGNGYDGHVLWDTEGYVLPVLTYIAPAVARSALRWRHAHLPQAFDRAAELRLTGATFPWRTISGRECSGYWPAGTAALHVNADIADAVLRYVGATDDEDFRTGPGLDLLVATARLWHGFGHFTDDGSFHIAGVTGPDEYAALVDDNLFTNLMARRNLRGAADVVERHPEAAGRLGVDPAEVAGWRAAAEAMTMPYDAKRGVHQQSAGFTDRPEWNFADTGDDDYPLLLHFPYLELYRHQVVKQADLVLAMLRCPGEFTAEEKAANFAYYEARTVRDSSLSAAPQGVLAAELGHLDLAYDLFAESVLQDLEDLGDKTGDGLHLASLGGAWLTLVQGFGGLRDDRELLSFDPRLPDRIDRLAFSLLWHGHRLHVTLTADEARYELPDADADAAIELWHHGERLRVTAGQPATRPLPPLPDLGPEPPSPPGRRPARR, encoded by the coding sequence GTGCACCCCACCCCTGACCAACGGTTGGACCAGCCGCAACCCGACGAGCGGTGGCGGATCCGGCGGACCTGGGACGACCTGGACCGGCTCGGCGAGACCGAGTCGGTCTTCGCGTTGAGCAACGGATGGCTGGGCTGGCGCGGCACCCTCGACGAGGGCCTGCCGGTCGACATGCCCGGCAGCTACCTCAACGGTCTGCACGAGCGCCGGGAGCTGAGCTACCCGGAGAACGGCTACGCCTTCCCGCAGCTCAGCGACACCGTGATCAGTCCGCCGAACGCCACGCTGGTACGGCTCTGGGTCGGTGACCAGCCGCTGGACCTGCGTACCGGCACGGTGCTCGCCCACGAGCAGGTGCTCGACCTGCGCGCCGGGGTGATCGAACGGCTCACCGAATGGATCTCGCCGGACGGCGACGGGGTGCGGGTACGCAGCACCCGGCTGGTGTCGCTGCCCCGCCGCCGGGTCGCCGCCGTCGACTGGACGGTGGAACCCCTGGACGGGCCGGTTGACCTGCGTGTCTGCGCGGACCTGCTGGCCAACGAGCATGTGCCGGAGCGGGCCGACGATCCTCGGGCCGCCTCGCTGATCCAGGATCCGCTGACCGCCGAGCTGAACCACGTCGACGGCGCCGACGCGCTGTTGGTGCACCGTACCGAGCGCAGCGGGCAGCGGGTCGCCGTCTCGGTCGCCCATCGATCGGCGGCACCGGCACACGTCACCACCGATGCCGACGCCACCCCGGATCGGATCCGGTTGACCCTCGCCGGGCCGCTGCGACCCGGCGAGCGGGTGCGGCTGACCAAGTTCGCGGCGTACGAGTGGGCGCCCGTCGCCGACTCCTCCGTCGAGGAACTGGCGGCGCAGGTGACGGCCGAGGCGGACGCGGCGCGTACGGTCGGCTTCGACGAGCTGCGTGCCGAGCAGCGTGCCGCCCTCGACCACGCCTGGCGTACCGCCGATGTGCTGCTCGACGGCGACGACGAATTGCAGCTGGCGATCCGGTTCGCCATGTTCCACCTGATCCAGGCGGGCCGTTCGGACGGCGACCGGACCATCCCCGCCAAAGGGCTGACCGGCAACGGCTACGACGGGCACGTGCTCTGGGACACCGAAGGTTACGTGCTGCCGGTGCTGACCTACATCGCGCCGGCCGTGGCCCGGTCGGCGCTGCGCTGGCGGCACGCGCACCTGCCGCAGGCGTTCGACCGTGCGGCGGAACTGCGGCTCACCGGCGCTACCTTCCCCTGGCGGACCATCAGTGGCCGGGAGTGCTCCGGCTACTGGCCGGCGGGCACTGCCGCGCTGCACGTCAACGCCGACATCGCCGACGCGGTCCTGCGCTACGTCGGCGCCACCGACGACGAGGACTTCCGCACCGGACCCGGGCTGGACCTGCTGGTGGCCACTGCCCGGCTGTGGCACGGCTTCGGGCACTTCACCGACGACGGCAGCTTCCACATCGCCGGTGTCACCGGCCCGGACGAGTACGCCGCACTTGTCGACGACAACCTGTTCACCAACCTGATGGCGCGGCGGAACCTGCGCGGCGCGGCCGACGTCGTCGAGCGGCACCCGGAGGCGGCCGGCCGGCTGGGCGTGGACCCGGCCGAGGTGGCCGGCTGGCGGGCCGCAGCCGAGGCGATGACGATGCCGTACGACGCTAAGCGGGGCGTGCACCAGCAGTCCGCTGGGTTCACCGACCGGCCGGAGTGGAACTTCGCCGACACCGGCGACGACGACTATCCGCTGCTGCTGCACTTCCCCTACCTGGAGCTGTACCGGCACCAGGTGGTCAAACAGGCCGACCTGGTGCTGGCGATGCTGCGCTGCCCGGGCGAGTTCACCGCGGAGGAGAAGGCCGCCAACTTCGCCTACTACGAGGCGCGGACGGTCCGGGACTCGTCGCTTTCCGCCGCACCGCAGGGAGTGCTCGCCGCCGAGCTGGGCCACCTCGACCTGGCGTACGACCTGTTCGCCGAGTCGGTACTTCAGGACCTGGAGGATCTCGGCGACAAGACGGGCGACGGGCTGCACCTGGCCTCGCTGGGTGGGGCCTGGCTGACCCTGGTGCAGGGCTTCGGCGGCCTGCGTGACGATCGGGAGCTGTTGTCGTTCGACCCGCGGTTGCCCGACCGGATCGACCGCCTCGCGTTCAGCCTGCTCTGGCACGGCCACCGGCTGCACGTCACGCTGACCGCCGACGAGGCCCGCTACGAGCTGCCGGACGCCGACGCCGACGCCGCGATCGAGCTGTGGCACCACGGTGAGCGCCTGCGGGTGACCGCCGGCCAGCCGGCCACCCGTCCCCTGCCCCCGCTACCCGACCTCGGCCCCGAACCACCCTCCCCGCCCGGCCGTCGCCCGGCCCGCCGCTGA